A segment of the Corylus avellana chromosome ca2, CavTom2PMs-1.0 genome:
TTATGACGGCAAGAAACCATCAAATTCTAGTATCCTCAGTCAAGCAATTGCATTCTGTTTATCCTCAAGAAAGCATTTATATATGCTCTGTGATTTTATCAACAGANNNNNNNNNNNNNNNNNNNNNNNNNNNNNNNNNNNNNNNNNNNNNNNNNNNNNNNNNNNNNNNNNNNNNNNNNNNNNNNNNNNNNNNNNNNNNNNNNNNNAATTGCTTGCTTCTTAACAAAAGACAATACTAGCTCACATTACTAAACCCTTGGTaatcatacaaccaaaatataCCTGCTAAAAGATATGACAACCCAAATCCAACCATCCAACAAAAATGAATGCTAAACAAGTCTATACCAAATTGTTGCTAAGAGGATCTAAACTTCCACAACAAACCTTGCCCCATTAAAATTCTCAAGGTACCTTTTAGGGTATCTTCAAGGAAAAATGAACATGTATCTAAGGGTTCAACTCCGCATATTCTTTCATATTATCCAATTACTTTAGTTGCCTCTACAAAGGAACCTTATGCATCACCTCCTCAAACTTCGACGGATTTATAACAACCAATGAAAGCAATAAAACTAATCGCAGTTTACAATACACTTGATGTTATCTATTCTGTATGCTTTTCAGAGAAATTTTCCATAATTGTCATTTAAGAATCAAGCACCTCTCAATAGATAATTTGATCAGAAACAGAACAAAGGAAAGCAAAGGGTATCTAAGGTTTACAACCTGTTGgattttctgtttgtttgatAACTTATGGTCACTTGCTCAAAATTTCTAAGAACACTTTGGCAAGGGAGATTAACATATGAAGACAAGAAAAGGGGGAGGGAGGGGGAGGAGAGGTTCATGAAATGAATACAATCACAAAGCCTCTTTTTCAGATTGGGCTGTAAGTcagaaattacaaaattatcgGCTCTAGATATAAGACAATGATACCCTATCAAGATCTGTATGCGCGAGAGCAACGTGGTCGTTGCACGCTATACAATTTCCCAGAGCAGAAAGCCTCTCATCAATGCGCTGAACAACTACTTGATCCGGTAGACTGTTTCTCAAGTGCTGAAGTTCTGCAGCAATAGCCACAAAACAATAAAACCTCAGTAAGTCAGTCGGTAGATAAATTGCTTGTGCATATCGAAAAATACAATGAGATCTGTAGTAATTACACCTCCAATGGAATTTATAAtaagaaatcaagaaaaaatgagaaaagctTCTttttcactactttttttttccttaataaacAGATAAATGATCAACTATGCTGGCCCCAAAACTTAAGACACTGTCGAGTATAACAATAAATATTCCAAATACTACGAGATTGAAGGACCAGTCATGCAGAGTCCAAGATATCATTAAATATGATACATGCAGCTTAAAGAAGGACATGAACTGTTGGAGACCATCCTCATGTCTCCCAGGTACAATTGGAGAATTGAACAGCACCATTTATTGTAATTATTACGATGAGTTACAAGTTTCTTTCCCATTGTTAATgaatttacaagaaaatgttTCTATATAATTTAACCTGAGATCCATATGTTTATGACAcatgaaaatttctttttcatgGTTCAAgcagaaaaacaaagaaaaactataCAAAGCTCATCATTCCATGTTCACACTATTCACACATTGCCAATACCACTTCATCCTCTTATTAGCATCACCAGTGCACATGAATAAATTAAAGTTATAATCTTATGTATTTCCCTCCCTTTAGCCAAAGTTACAGAATTGCTCTCAAGAAAAACCTTATACTGTCTGAGAAACTTCATAGAACATCCAATTTTAACTTTAATAGTCTCCATCAAACACACTGCATTTTTTCAGTTTAAATCAAGGCCAATAGCATTTCCTCCACAAAATCAGAAGATGATATAACACATCTTCAAGCCAAATAAAACAGAAGCAGTGAAGTACAAGAATCAAAAAACCATCATATTAAGTTGCAGAatattttggcaaaaaaaaaaagcttaaataTTTTACTTCAATTTATCATGATCACTAAGCAACTTTAGCTCAATTAGGATGACAAACTTTCAAACTATGAATTTacatggaagaagaaaagataagCAAGAGCAACAGACAAATACATGACCCACTCCAAGTTATTGGCAAACATTACCAATAATCAGGTGCAACTTAGATAATGATTTGTAACAtgagaaacaaattaaaatgatacAAACCTTGGTCAGTCGGGGTGTGAGGAACGAGAAGCCCGTTTTTGTTTCCTGCAAATGGCAATTGAAAGCAAAGTGATATGAAGGTTTTCTGCAGCTATCTATCTTTCTCTAACAGCAAAATAAtaccataaaagaaaagaaaaatagtaaaatcaagaaaaagggTATTAGTACCAGCACAAAGGCGTCCAATAATGCGAGTACCGCCAATGGAGGTCTTAACAATAGGGATAGCATCTGCTAACTCCGACTCAAACGTACTGTAAAGGCAAAAGACGTGCATTTGCATTGAATTCATTGTACAacgaataaataaatagatcaAAAGCGGAGTAAAcagtaataataataagaagtaaaaaattagaaattagaaagagaaaaagaaacgaaaGTACAGGAAACCTGTAGAAATTTTCGGAACCACCAATAGCAACTAAACAGTAAGCATTGGTGAGCTTTGAGAACACACCCACCTCGCACGAGTTCTCAAACTGAAGTCCTGTATTTATGTATTTACGTATTCTATTCAATTCAAGTCATCCTCTCTCTCGTAATTGTAAATAACTaaactaataaataatacaaagagaaatttcaataattttctccACGAATAGCAGAAAACTTACTAGTCGCCATGATCAAACTTCAAATCAGATATCTGCCAACTTTatctacaattaaaaaaaaaaacaaaacacaaaaaaaaaagggggaaataCGTAAATAATTGTtggaaaccgggcacgagcCGCTCAGCTTCAGGCAGGCGTCGAGGtgtgcggtggtggtggtggatgctgttgggggcactgggagagtggtaggagcggcaacagagaaaggaggcgaggaggatggtggagagtttgagaggagagtcgagagaatggagagacctgtcgagagaatggagagatctgatagatttaggttaaatttgtgTTCTCTAATTTacaaccgttggatttggaaaaataattaaattttaaatattaacggttgGATTCTTACCAAAAACTTATCCCATGTGGCTGTGTCTACGTAGATCTGGTGTGCTTGTTTAATATGATCCATTGATCATATATactttttcaacatttaatattactcgtcagattagatcaaacaaagCAAGTTTACGGTATCTCTGTTATACCATATACATTcttcttagtaaatgcttgatagttttttttttttttttttttgaaataaatgctTGATAGTTGTCATtcattaatatcatccaacgactattagatcatcaaaacattttagaCGGCTACGGTTACACTAATACACCataaatcaaattcaaattcaagtaaattattaaattcaataaaaaattcaaaatttataaattataaataaaaattgtgttatgtagtattatttatggtcaatttgttatttcaattttaataattacaatttaaaaaattgtgttttttttcaatcgcgtatttttttttcttcttattttagattaagtatttttaaattacaatgcaaaacgctttatgtcacacactcacacacactaatcactattatcatattacatatagtattatttagttaatacgttaaaatgttaatgcttaacacggatcaagtatataatgtcaatattaatatatattgtatcttatatgtaaacatttatatacttatatggttatatgattgtatcattatctaatttatatgggtaatgggttaatgttaattgttataacttatatacttatattatatgttctcattatcacgattcatgatatatgatttaaattcaaattgttaagtttttacttaccgtaaattgtgattataatgtataaattataaaaaaaaaaaaacacattagttacttaattattaatcatttaatctaatagtaatactcaaactctaagtaataaattcatatgatctaatggtcgtaCACTCATActaaaattttatgatcatattatctcacaattaatattaatattaacttAGATttaagatcatgtgatacatcatatatgttttataagaataaagtatataattataatgtattgattaaataacacaataatttatgcagatataccatatgattatataatgattaatgattatgtgatatatacgattccaatttccaaagtataaactatctaattataatatttgtattaaatgacacaataacttgtgcggttgtactatatgattatatcatatgataaaatgattaatgacaatatcatatatatatatatatatttcttatatgtttttatattaatatatacatatattatatatataatatatatacacatatatacataaataacaaaaaaaaaccaaaggtatatagtatatttgttattattgagtaaatgagtaatgttgattatatattgttatttgttacttaataaaaaaatatacgagccgagcttaataagcgaggcgagccttatatGAGCCGAGCTCACGAGTTAACCGAGTCGAGTCgaacttgcttcgtttaatattcgaggtaggatttgtgttcagtgcttcatttaatattcgagtcgaacACGAGCTGAACTTATGCGAGTCGAGCCTGAACTTGCTCGCGAGatgcttcgctcacttaacagccctaggcACAAAAAGTATATTACCTAATATGCGGATAATGGataataaatgcatttattaaCTACAATAACCATACGAATGTAATTAGTAAAAGTATGATGCGCATACGGAtatctaaataaaatatttacattTTACGGATGCGGCtacatatattataaataactACATCTGCATCTACATGTACCATCTTACTGTTCGCAATGACCtcattaacttttcttttttttttttttgggggtgaataagctaaaacttttataaccaaacaaaacatTACAATGAAATCCCTCAAGTAAACACTGGATTTAAAAAACCAATGTCCACATCAAACTACAAAGAAAGCAACAAACAACTAAAGAAACTACAAAACCACAATCTcctaaattattttaagaagagATGCAGGCCGATGACCCCCTTATTGCCTCAAGTTAAAACCAATTCTATATTTTCTATTATCAGTTGTTTGGGACTTAAATACTTAAAAGGAGTcttcaaatcaaattttctttcaCAAGCGTAACAATTAAAACCCTCTATAATTTTAGCTATTGAATTTGTCTTTCAAGGGTTATGCCCTTATTCGTGTTTAGGGGTGAAAGTGCATTTAAAGTTaatggttattggctaaaattgcTAATTGTAACCTCCTAGACAGTTACTAAAGTACCTAATTGCCTATGTAATTAACCGGTGGTTAGCGATTAATAACCAtgataaccgctaaccattttttaaagaaactgaaatttattttaacaaaaggttataaaattaaaaaaataaaatgaaaacaatattatttttatgataataAGATAATACACTACTACATATGACAttatttatagatttttatatatatttaaacacaaaatgGGCGTGGTTACAtgtagttttatatatataaatattatataatacACAGCGATTAGCAGTTAACGGTTAATAGTTTTTCTTAACCACCTTCAAAAGTAATTAATGGTTTGTGCGGTTAGTAACCGTCCTCCTTCTTATCCCTACTCGTATCTCTTTTTTTTAGTGCTTTGGGTAGAATTGAAAGGTTTCGCAAAGGTCATGCTACTACCTTCCTCTCTTTTGGTACTTATACTACTTTAAACCGTTCATTCCTTAGCTTTTgtataaagaataaagaatcaTATCGGGACATTTTCTATCCTTATAGAATCATTAACACACTCATTTCTTGTTTGGTGTTGCTAATTTGGCGTTGCTTGCTTCGGTTTTAAGTTTGATGTTGGAGGATCACCTTTTTCTTAAACTATTTCTTGTaactcatttctttttttattgaatgatatatatatttttttaaaaagaaaaaattacagtttatcccctTAAAGTTGCAGTGTTTTtaaattcgaacatcaaagtttcaatttttacaatctacccctcaaagtttcaaagtttTGTactttgaccaattgtatcaaaaacttttcatattgcccataacttttatttttttcattttttataaaacatttttaaaaaaaattcggggtggctctttggccatctggtcatttttgcacctccaaatttgttttttttttcataaaaaataaaataataaaaataaaaataaaaatcaggagTAATATAGAAATTTTAGAATAATATTGgtcaaactgaaaaaaaaaaattaaaactttatgggagtaaattgtaaaaattaaaactttaatattcgaattaaaaaataatgtcaaCTTTTAAgagtaaattgtaattttttcttaaaacatatatatatatatatatatatatatattaaatttgaatataataataataaattttaaaaaattcgtACATGATACAATTCCCAAAATCCCCTTCAGATAAGTTTGGTTGaatcattttaagaaaaagataacCACATTAATAGTAAAGAGAAAAGATTGAGTTAAGACCTTTCATTGAAATCAGTAGCACCACCACTGCAGCCTTGTTGACTTTATGTAATAAACATTTCTCGCAAAAAAAGcaattaataataaatagacCTTCTGTGCTATGTGGCAGGCCTATATAACagcctaaaataaataattttataattacttcTCAGAGGTAGGCCACGTAAGACTAGGTTTTATAGTCTCACTAGGCACAAGTTTGGGTGCATTCACACCTCACGTGACCCCACCCTCTTTCTTTTGAACTTTTCAATGCTAATTAGtaattaccctttttttttaattaattaaattaaatggaagagGTAGGAGCGCGTGCGACGCCGTCTTTGGCAGAGGCTGAGCCACCATTGGCGTTGCGACTAGCGGTTCAAACTGACAAAGTAGGACCCGAGAGAGAAGCTTAAAGCTTACGTcaacatcatcatcaccatccaTCGACTCTCGAATCGTGACGATTGTACCAGTTTATCTGACACCTGAGCGCTGCCCTCGAACCCCTAGGCCTGGAAGCCACGTGGATGGGGGGTCCTTTGGTACTGTCACAGCCTTGCGTTCTTCTCTGTGAACGACTGACTGCCACGTACTTACTGACGTCCGAAATGTGTACCTATTTTCCCCTCCTCTCTGACACAGTcttgaaaaatttaaatttaaatatgacgtcactattttaaaaagttgaagATAATGCTCAGGAGCAAATATGACTGTAAGTCTGTAAGAggtcgtgtttttttttttttgtctgtttggattttttattcatgttttttgtttttttttcttaagcttCAAGagccaaaagagaaaaagtttcCAAGTTTATTTATacttcaaaatttttgtaattttgtaatttttcttttcgtttttggCAAAACATAATCTAAATTCTAACTAGATTTTCTAATTactaaaattttcatattgcatTAAATGAGGTGGTAATTggttttgtaaaattttatatgaaatatgaGATTTATAGCGAAAGCAAAAGTGAtagaaaaaacataataaattttgaaatagttCAGTGTTAGAAACGTGCACCATTGTGAATTGTGCGAAGAATTACATATTACTCTTATTGACTTGATCCATGTATACAATATAGAGGTTTCTGTCTATAAAAAAACCGTGGTAAGTTAAAGAATACACTTTGGTAAGATTTGATTCCaatcaaatttaaatgaaaaaaatatggttCTAACATCTTCCTCAAACTACTAAGATAGaggaaatgattttttttttgactggaGTATATCCACTGTGACAAGAATCAAAATCTAAGTGTGACTCGACCTTGAGACCTTTGATTACAACCAAATAAATAAGTGAGAATTTGGCGTCATGCGAATGTAAACTTGGATGTTAGCATGGAATGGGCCTATTGAAGTGTGACGTGTGAAGAACTCCGGGCGTGAAGGGACACCGTACACGACGGATGATGGAAGTTGGAAGTCTGATACGGAGGGGGAAATAGCAGTGACGAATTGCTGGTGAACAGCAGAGACGACCGAGAAGTGGGTGGCAAGAGTGATGAATTTTCCTATTATGTCAAAAAATATGCACTTAGGAGCATATGTAGCagctctctcttttcttttctttttcgttgAATAATTggactaaaaaattaaaagaaaaattttcaagaagtacctgaaataaaaaaaaaaatcaactcaaGAGAAAAACTCATAACAGAGAGAAGGGTAATTATTAGTAGTGCCCAAAAACAAAGCCCACCGCAATTATAAATAGGGACATAAATTTGCAATAACTTCATTAATTCGTAGCTAATTATACAaactaatttaataaattaagtgacACGTGTTTCTTATTTGTGAGAAAAGTTGAGTTGtcagtttagtttttttatcgAAGGCTGTAAAATACTCtctttagagcatctccaaaagAATAGTTAAAAGCTTATGAAGCTTTTCTTCTTTCCAGCAGAATAGCTAAgttcttgatttttcttctaGTGTGAAGAGTAAATAACTGATTAGCTTATTTACTATTTGTTAAAGCCCAGTTTTCTgtatgatgacgtggcacgcctaCAAGCTTGATTTGACCAACGCACGAATGATTTgaactgcacaacaaagaataaAGAAGGATTGAAGTGACCGAGGGTGAGCCGGCATGAgcactccgatgcttaagtcagaaTGGAAAAGAGAAAGGATATAGGCAACAACTACAGAGCTCAAATAACGGGAGTTGTGATTATCTTTGCTTTAAtaatatgacttgtatttatagacATGGAGAGGATTTGATTTCCCACACAttcaggaatcttatcccttgatatcagctgaacaaacatttgaatgtaggatcatgtttgttagttgtTCCGTGATTTTAATGTCCTGAGATCGGGGGCCCGAGTGGGACTCGGTCGCCTTTGTGACCTTAGATGCTAAGTAGCGtatcttcattgatatataGAGGATTTGGATTGTAAATAGATATGATACCTTAGTAAACAACAAGATTACTTATTTACTAACAGCAATATCTTTTAGGATATCAGAGTTATTCCTTTTACTGAAACCTGTATGTCCTGAGTTAGTCTCGGACTTTACGGTCTCGGCTTAGGGGGTCTCAGATTTAATAGTCTCGGATACAAAAGACTCGGCTCACTGGGTCTCGGACGTAGGTCTCAGATTCATGAGCCTTAGGTCCAGGTCTAAGG
Coding sequences within it:
- the LOC132171173 gene encoding eukaryotic translation initiation factor 6-2-like — protein: MATRLQFENSCEVGVFSKLTNAYCLVAIGGSENFYSTFESELADAIPIVKTSIGGTRIIGRLCAGNKNGLLVPHTPTDQELQHLRNSLPDQVVVQRIDERLSALGNCIACNDHVALAHTDLDRVSLSYI